The Glycine soja cultivar W05 chromosome 8, ASM419377v2, whole genome shotgun sequence genome has a window encoding:
- the LOC114424422 gene encoding lysine-specific demethylase JMJ25-like produces MQGEINIHQFFTGYTNGCRDWLAWPQILKLKDWPPSNLFEEQLPRHCAEFISSLPFKEYTDPHKGSLNLAVKLPNGSLKPDLGPKTYIAYGFPQELGRGDSVTKLHCDMSDAVNVLTHIAEVKLDSDKLTVIENLKQK; encoded by the exons ATGCAGGGGGAAATTAATATCCACCAATTTTTTACTGGCTATACAAATGGTTGTAGGGATTGGCTTGCTTGGCCACagatattgaaattaaaagattGGCCTCCTTCTAATTTATTTGAGGAACAATTGCCTCGTCATTGTGCTGAGTTCATATCTTCCTTACCCTTCAAGGAATATACTGATCCTCACAAAGGTTCTCTTAACCTTGCTGTGAAGTTGCCTAATGGTTCTCTAAAGCCAGACCTGGGGCCAAAAACATATATTGCTTATGGATTTCCTCAGGAGCTTGGACGTGGTGATTCAGTGACTAAGCTCCATTGTGATATGTCTGATGCA GTAAATGTGTTGACTCATATTGCTGAAGTGAAACTGGATTCTGATAAACTTACTGTCATTGAGAATTTGAAGCAAAAGTGA
- the LOC114421058 gene encoding probable serine/threonine-protein kinase PBL23: protein MSCFPCCTSQERINKKSLKKSIKEYHEEKILASFANISVKTDSGKRNLITNELAKLGKGNITSKIFPYRELCVATQNFNPANMIGEGGFGRVYKGHLKSTNQVVAVKQLDRNGFQGNREFLVEVLILSLLHHPNLVNLVGYCAEGEHRILVYEYMINGSLEDHLLEITPDRKPLDWQTRMKIAEGAAKGLEYLHEQANPPVIYRDFKASNILLDENFNPKLSDFGLAKLGPTGDKTHVSTRVMGTYGYCAPEYASTGQLTSKSDVYSFGVVFLEMITGRRVIDNARPSEEQNLVLWAQPLLRDRMKFTQMADPLLEDNYPIKSLYQALAVAAMCLQEEADTRPLISDVVTAIEFLARKKVEVDEPRHTKETSSTQDGDSSEHNESDEESDGEEDDENEDEEKDKNVEINKKE, encoded by the exons ATGAGTTGTTTTCCTTGTTGTACATCACAAGAGAGGATCAACAAGAAATCATTGAAGAAGAGCATTAAGGAATACCATGAAGAAAAAATTCTAGCCTCATTTGCCAACATCTCTGTTAAAACAG ATAGTGGCAAGCGAAATCTCATAACAAATGAGCTAGCAAAGCTTGGGAAAGGAAACATTACCTCTAAGATATTTCCATATCGTGAGCTATGTGTTGCAACTCAGAACTTTAACCCTGCCAATATGATTGGTGAAGGAGGCTTTGGGAGGGTATACAAAGGACACCTTAAAAGCACAAATCAA GTTGTTGCTGTGAAGCAACTTGACAGGAATGGATTTCAAGGGAACAGAGAATTTCTTGTAGAGGTTTTGATTTTGAGTCTTTTGCACCACCCTAACCTTGTCAACTTGGTAGGGTATTGTGCTGAAGGTGAACATAGGATTTTGGTGTATGAATATATGATCAATGGCTCTTTAGAAGATCACTTACTTG AAATAACTCCGGATAGAAAACCTTTGGACTGGCAGACTAGAATGAAAATTGCAGAAGGTGCAGCAAAAGGACTTGAATATTTGCATGAACAAGCAAACCCACCAGTGATATACCGCGATTTCAAAGCATCAAACATACTGCTAGATGAAAACTTCAATCCAAAGCTCTCTGATTTTGGACTTGCAAAGCTTGGTCCAACTGGAGACAAAACACATGTGTCCACAAGAGTGATGGGAACATATGGCTATTGTGCTCCCGAGTATGCATCAACCGGGCAATTGACTTCAAAATCAGATGTGTACAGTTTTGgagtagtgtttttggagatgATCACTGGAAGAAGAGTAATTGATAATGCAAGACCATCAGAAGAGCAAAACTTAGTCCTTTGG GCACAACCACTTCTAAGAGATAGAATGAAGTTTACACAAATGGCAGATCCATTGCTAGAAGATAACTACCCCATAAAGAgtctataccaagctctagcaGTAGCAGCAATGTGTCTCCAAGAGGAAGCTGATACTCGACCTTTGATCAGTGATGTAGTTACAGCCATTGAGTTTTTAGCAAGGAAGAAAGTAGAAGTGGATGAACCACGACATACAAAAGAAACTTCTTCCACTCAAGATGGAGATAGTAGTGAACACaatgaatctgatgaagaatcTGATGGCGAGGAAGACGATGAGAATGAAGATGAGGAGAAGGATAAGAACGTTGaaatcaacaaaaaagaatgA